AAATGTTATGTGCAGACAAATATACTATATATAACTAAAATTCATGTTTAACACTATAAGATATTACTTATAATTATAGTTAGTAAGCCAAGACTTGGTAATATAGCGTAGATAGAGATTGATTTATTTCACTGGGATTAAGATTTATGGCCGTATCAGGGCACATCGCAAAGCGAAAACAATGGATTAAGCAGTTGCTTGTTTATATCAAGTATCTCATCCATGGCGAACTTGATCACTTGCTAACCGTTAACAGGAGCCGTCGGCCATGGCATATGCCAATTATTGCTGCTATCGCCATTAGCTTTCCCGTGTTTGTTGGTGCCTATTTCGGTGCGCTGCCTGCAGGTATCAAAGCGTCCTTGGGGGCGATGATTATTTTGAATTTGCCTTTGGCGGGCTCTTTGCCTTATCGGTTGGTGACAGTGATGGCGTGGGGGTTTGCGATGACGCTGTGTTTTGCGCTTGGGCTTATCGCTCAACAAATTCCGATACTCAGATTGCCCGTGTTTTCGTTGATAGCGTTTGGCGTGGTTATCTTCGGTCGTTATTATCGTCAGTCGCCGCCAGCTGGGCTGTTTGTGATGATGGCTGGTGCCATTGCGTTATTCATACCTGTCACTCTGGATGAAGTGATGTCATCGACAGGGCTTGTGATGCTAGGCAGTGGTTTTGCGATGTTTATGGCATCGCTATATACGCTGTTTTTGTTAGCAACGCGTCCCTCCAAGCCTACGCCAACTTATCAATATCAGCCTGATACTCTGACGGAGAGTCTCATCGTGGCTGGGTTTGTGAGCTTGGCATTGTTTATCGCCATGATGCTTGAGATGCCTTATCCATACTGGGCAGCGGTCAGTTGTTTTATCATCATTCAGGGCATCCAGATGCGCACGATATGGATCAAACAGCTCCATCGTTTGCTGGGTACGTTAGTTGGGATGGGGCTGGCGGGTTGGATGATGTCTTGGAATCTTTCAATGTGGGGAGTGGCCGTGGCGATACTACTACTGATGCTCTGTATTGAGGCGTTGGTCGATCGCCATTATGGATTGGCAGTGATATTTGTCACTCCCCTGACCATCTTTATAGCGGAGTACGGCAGCACGGTATCGCTTGCGCAGTTCGGTGTACAGGAAGTCATCCGCGTGCGTATGCTCGATACCACTATCGGCTGTATGGTGGGTCTCAGTGGCGGCTTAGTCATACATTCAGCCAAGCTGCGTGCACCCTTACAGCGTTTTGAAGAATGGTTACTTATCCGTCTGGCCTAGGGCATGTCACTAATTAAAGCATTTATATTTTTACCCTCATAATCTAATTGATGGCACACCCTAGTTTACGACTATTGTTTTAAAGTCTCGGTGGCTAATGCCACATCGATTGTGTGACCCGTCCAACGCTCAAAACTCAATGCCGCTTGCCCAATCAGCATGCCGTAGCCGTCTGATATCTGCGCAGCGCGCGCCTCAAAGTGCTGCAAAAATGGCAGCGTGCGTCCGTACATCATGTCATAGGCGTAATGGCAATTTAACTCCTCAGCCAGTGGCAAGGTATCGCCTGACAGCCCGATAGAAGTGGCATTGATAATCAGGTCAAACTGTCCCGTTAACTCGGTGGTGGCGCAGGTCTGGATATTATGCTCAGCAATGGTGCGACTGGCGGCGCTCAGCTCTGTAACCAAGGTCTCTGCCTTTGTCAAAGTGCGGTTGGCAATGGTCAGCTGCTTGACGCCTGCTTCGATAAGCGGCAAGACCACGCCGCGGGCAGCACCACCAGCACCAATGATGGCAACGCGAGCTTGCGTGAGAGGCCAGCCCAGACTGGTCATATGATTGACCAGACCTTGACCGTCGGTATTATCACCGTATAGCGCCTCTGCAGTAGGCACGCCACTCTGTAGCAGGGTTTTGTTTAACAGCAGCGTATTGACGGCACCAGCGACTTTGGCATGCTCAGACAAGCCGCCACGAGCCGCGCAGCAATCATAAGCCACTTGCTTGAAGGGTACGGTCACATTGGCACCGACACCGCCGCCATGAAAAAATGCTTCAATCACCGCTGTAAAGCTAGCGGCATCATCAGGGCAGTACTGGCGCTGATAGTCAATATCGATACCCGCTTGCGCTGCGAATACTTGATGAATCTCAGGAGATTTACTGTGGGCAATCGGGTTGCCAATAACGATAAAATGCTGGGTCATAAGTGCTCTACTGGCCATTGGTGATAAGTTGATGATAGAAAGAAAGGGTAGGAAAAATCAATCAAAACTTACTTATCATAGGGGATAACAAGGTCTTTAACAAATCTGTGCTCTCTGCGACTCTTCTATGTAACGTAAAGGCTAGTCAAGCACTGGGCAGTTGGGTAAACTGTGGTCTTGACCCTATAATGATGCAGCGGATATCGGTGTATCATCGTTAGGTCATATCAACGATAGAATAACAACAGAGCATGGTTGGTCATGGTGAGTGGCGCTGGGTTTGTCATTGGCGCAGTTATTGCATGATCTCTTTATACAGCCTACTGAGTTAGCCTGCGTACACGCCCTAGTTTGGTTGCTGGTTAATCTAACTTTTAATAGAACTCTAAGACCCTAAAAATGTGAGTGAATTGCCCATGTGGAATAACACCCTACAGACCTTTGTGGTCAGCATAATGATGGCAGCTGGATTGTCAATGAGCGCTTGTAATGGCTCTCAAAAAGATGTCGAACCTGATACCAATAGCGACAACGCACCCGCGGCAGAGACCGTACAGTCAAGTCCGACGCCAGATACAGATATGGACGGAGCCACTGTCGAGCAAGGCACTCCGGTCAAGTATGATGTGGCATCATGGGGTAACAGTAGCGACAAATCCGTGAGCATCCATGAGCTGGATAAAATCAAACCCGCTTATGGCAAGGTGGTTAGCAATGATGAAAACAGCTTGGACTATGCCAGTAACCCTGCTACCAAATATCGCTTTATGGACACGGATGCGCCTTATTTAGACTTGATCGACTCCGAAAAGTACCTTGAGCTTGGTTGGTACTATGCCAATCCTACTGACTCTGATAAAGAAAAAGAGCTGAGTAAAGCCCATGCGAAGAAATCGTATCAGCTAGCGCAGCAGCTAATGGGCGTTGATGGCGGTAAATTAATCGCCGAGATGCTTGGTGGCCAAATCATCAAAAACAAAACCATCGGCGGGCAAAAAGTAGAGCTGGCTAAGTGTGAGTTTTATAGCTGCATGCTGGTACTGAATAAGTCAGGCGAGCAACAAGCGGACGCCAGCTAAGCATGACAGCAGCGGCTAGCGATTGGCAACGTTTATCTCCTCATCCGCAGCCAGGCTCTGTGGATGATGCTATCAATACTTCTGCGCATAATATCGTAGAGACTGTAAAAGATACTACAGTAAAAAAAGCGCCAATAACGCCAGACAATCGCGGGCTGGCTTATGGTGATGGATTCTTTAGTACTATCGCTGTCATCGATGGCGCGATAGTGTGGCAAGACTATCATTATCAGCGCCTTATCTCGCACGCTCAGGCCCTACAACTGACGCTTGATAGCCAAAAGTTAATGGTCATCCTACAAGCGCATGCGCAACAGCTACAGCAAGGTATGATGAAAGTTGTCGTGACTCGGGTAGCACAGTCTGTGCGTGGTTATGGCTTTGCGCCTGATGTAGCGGGCAGTGGCTGTGAAGTCTGGCTAAAATCAGTTGCTATGCCGATTGATACCGCTATGAAAGCACAATTGCCAGATGGGCGCACTGTGCTGATGCAGCCTATGATGTCAGCAACCTGTCTGACCGCGCAGTTTAGCTGTCTACCGCCACCGCTATCAGGTCTAAAAAGCCTAAATCGTCTCGATAGTGTGCTCGCCAGTGGTGAGCTCCAGCAGGTCAAAGCAACTAAGCCAACTATCGGTGAAGGCTTGGTACGCGATATGATGGGCTACTGGGTCGAGGGCACGATGAGCAATGTCTTTTATCAGCTCTCCTCTCAGTTCTCAGGGTCGCCAGTCGCTGACAAGTCGCAAGCGCAAGCAGGTATGGCTGATAGCGACAATAGGGCGACCGATTATCTGTTATCAGGGCAGTGGTATACACCGCCACTGACACAGTCAGGGGTGACGGGCGTACAGCGCCAAGTCATCATTGATGCGTTTGCCAATACGGAAACACCGGTGATCATGCGTTCATTAAGTGATGAGGATTTGCCAAGCTTACGCGGTTTGTTCTTTTGTAATGCGCTGCGCGGGGTGATGCCAGTATCTGAACTTACTTTGCTGTCTGGGCAGGTGGTTGAGTTTAATTAGTCGCTTATTTCACATCAAAAATATTAAATTTAGTATCTATAAAATCATCTGGGTACAAAACAACTTCTTCATTGCGATATCTCTCTTGCGCTTTTAACAGTGTGTCTTGCTCATCTTCAGCCGTAACTTCCAAGATACTACTCATCGTCTCGACAATTTCTATTTGATAGGTCTTTAAGTCTTCTGTCTTTGTCATAGCTGTGCTCACTTTTTTTCTAGATATTGTGCTGGTGATCCTAGCAAAAGGAACTCGGAGAAGTGATCGTCTTTTGTTAACTAAGCTTGTGTCATGCGGTGAAATGATCAATGATCGCCTTTTAAATAATTAAGTAAAAAGGTGATTGTTAATGCGAATAAATCCTATAGTGTGTGATGTCCAAACCTCTTATTTGCTGCATACAAAAAATTTGACTCAGCTATATCAAAAAATTGACATATTCTCTAATTGTCCTGTGCGTTATGATGGTAAGGAGTTTAAAGAGGACGATAGTATTACGCCTTGTGAGCTATCAACCAAGCATTGGTGGGAGGAAATAGATGAAATGGGTAATCCTAAAGAAAATTACATAGCATTTGAATGCCCATTAGGAGAAGTGAACGACTTTTTATGGCTACAAGAGTCTTGGCTACTGATTCAGAATGACCTTTATTTTGAATCAGATTTTTTGTCTTCAACAGCTGTTAAAAATAAAGATTTGGCACAGTTAATCAAAGTCATTGGTTGGCAAGATGCTACTACGCTTACGCTTGAACATGCTAGATTACTATTGAAAATTAACGAGTTAGAAGTGATACAAATTAATCATATTTGGTTATGGTCGCTTAAAGTGACTGTAGTTTGAAAAATAGAAACTTTCTTACTTCTTAAATTCGAGATAGTAAGATTAGCTTAGTTTTCGATAACGACCACGCGCCACAAACTCAATAATACCCTTATCACGTAACACCTGTAGCTGTTGACGAATTTTGGCATGAATATGTTGGTTTTCAGGATGTTTAAGTTGTAGCTCATCCGCAAAGCTGTAAACCTGATTGAGGGTAAACTTACTATCAAGCTTATCAATACATTGCCAAACATCTAATGTCCAGCCCCGTGTCTGCTGTGATTGCTCGCGTAAAAATAGCGTTTTTTGATATTGTTGTTGGACGTTGTCTTTCGGGATGACCTGTTGATTTTTCACCAAAAATACTTTTCCAGATTCGGGAACTTGGCGCAGGTCAATATTGCAGCCGACCCAACCAGCACGCCGCGCCGTTGCTGGTAGCGGGTTACGTTTGATAATCATATCGGGTTTGAAGAAATGCTTAGGGATAATTAAAAAGTTGTTAACGCTTAGTTGTGCTGAATAAGTCAAAAAGAAAAAGCTTGGGTTATCATCACTCTTGATGCGCTGCATCATAGTGGCATAAGCGCCATCGTTAATAATATTACTTAATTTGGCTTTTTTACTTTTTAGCTCGTATTGTTCGGCACAATTTGCACAATAAAAATCAGCGACAGGTTGATTATTGCTAAATTCAGATAAAGGCTGGGTGCTACAATTAGGGCAATAGCCATTGTCTTTTACCCACGCCTCACTCAGTATCCGAATGATTTGAGAAGGTGAGCGATAGTTAGCAGCGAGTGCTTGATTAAAGTTTAAGTTCATAAGAGTCAGTCGTTTTGACAGTGATACATGGGTGAATGGATAGGCTAAGCTGTGATGTGAAAGTTGCGGTCATCAATACTAGCACGTCGTTTAAAGACTAATTGGGGAAGACTAAGCAAATAACATTGAAAAGCGCACGGTTCAGTGCTAAATTCTAGCAAACCTCTGCCCTGTGAGTTGTCATGAGCAAGCCAACACCCGATACCCCTTCTGATGAGCCTAATAAAAAGCAGGCTAGTGATAAAGCCGATGCTCCTAATGAGCCGACTGATGGCCTAGACTCAGAGCCAGTAATGGCTGATGAGCAAGCACCAGTAGCTACTGACGAGAGCGAAGAAGACAAAGCGCTAGCCACTGACATCTCCTTAATCAGTAGCCAAAGTAAACCACGCAAGTACAAAAAAGACAATCCATCGTTTTTTATGCAGCGCGGCTATCAGATCTTATTGGTACTGGGTTTGATTGCTGCGTTTTTATTGGTGATGGTCTATCAGACTTTATTTGGACGCATCGAGCAGCCAGAGCAGAAGGTGACCATCGAGCAGGGTGATACCTATTATGGATTGCTACCGCAGTGGCAGCAACAAATCCCACTGTTTTCGAGTACCGTTGCCAAGATTTATATCAAATCGCAAGTAGATGCGCCATTGCATGCGGGTATTTATCAACTGCCTGCCAATCCAACCATCGCCGAGGTTTTGCACATCCTAGGGCAGGGTGCAAAAGTTGCTATGGTCAAAGTACAAATCATCGAGGGTAGAAGCGTAAACGAGTTGTATCAAACCTTACGTGACAACCCCGGCATCAAAAAAGAAGTGCTGATCACAGACAGCGGCGATGCGAGTAATGCCAGTATCGCGCAGGCGCTAGACTTGGTGGATATCTTGCCAGACTCGGTGACGTCTCATAGCGATCCTATCGTGCAATACAATCTAGAAGGTTGGTTTGCCCCTGATACCTATTATTATGGCGAAGGTGCCAGTGATAAGCAGGTACTGACCGATCTGTATAAGCGTCAGCAGCAAGCGCTTACCGATGCATGGGAAAACCGTGCGCCAGACCTACCATACAAAACGCCTTATGAAGCGCTCATCATGGCCTCTATTATCGAAAAAGAAACCAGCATCCCTGAAGAGCGTCCCTTGGTATCAGCAGTATTTACCAACCGCTTCACCAAGGGCATGCGCATGCAGACCGATCCGACCATCATTTATGGTATGGGCAGTCGCTATGATGGCAATATTCGCCGCAAAGACATCGACGAAAAAACGGCTTATAACACTTATCAAATCG
The sequence above is a segment of the Psychrobacter fulvigenes genome. Coding sequences within it:
- a CDS encoding FUSC family protein — protein: MAVSGHIAKRKQWIKQLLVYIKYLIHGELDHLLTVNRSRRPWHMPIIAAIAISFPVFVGAYFGALPAGIKASLGAMIILNLPLAGSLPYRLVTVMAWGFAMTLCFALGLIAQQIPILRLPVFSLIAFGVVIFGRYYRQSPPAGLFVMMAGAIALFIPVTLDEVMSSTGLVMLGSGFAMFMASLYTLFLLATRPSKPTPTYQYQPDTLTESLIVAGFVSLALFIAMMLEMPYPYWAAVSCFIIIQGIQMRTIWIKQLHRLLGTLVGMGLAGWMMSWNLSMWGVAVAILLLMLCIEALVDRHYGLAVIFVTPLTIFIAEYGSTVSLAQFGVQEVIRVRMLDTTIGCMVGLSGGLVIHSAKLRAPLQRFEEWLLIRLA
- the aroE gene encoding shikimate dehydrogenase, with the protein product MTQHFIVIGNPIAHSKSPEIHQVFAAQAGIDIDYQRQYCPDDAASFTAVIEAFFHGGGVGANVTVPFKQVAYDCCAARGGLSEHAKVAGAVNTLLLNKTLLQSGVPTAEALYGDNTDGQGLVNHMTSLGWPLTQARVAIIGAGGAARGVVLPLIEAGVKQLTIANRTLTKAETLVTELSAASRTIAEHNIQTCATTELTGQFDLIINATSIGLSGDTLPLAEELNCHYAYDMMYGRTLPFLQHFEARAAQISDGYGMLIGQAALSFERWTGHTIDVALATETLKQ
- a CDS encoding aminotransferase class IV, which gives rise to MTAAASDWQRLSPHPQPGSVDDAINTSAHNIVETVKDTTVKKAPITPDNRGLAYGDGFFSTIAVIDGAIVWQDYHYQRLISHAQALQLTLDSQKLMVILQAHAQQLQQGMMKVVVTRVAQSVRGYGFAPDVAGSGCEVWLKSVAMPIDTAMKAQLPDGRTVLMQPMMSATCLTAQFSCLPPPLSGLKSLNRLDSVLASGELQQVKATKPTIGEGLVRDMMGYWVEGTMSNVFYQLSSQFSGSPVADKSQAQAGMADSDNRATDYLLSGQWYTPPLTQSGVTGVQRQVIIDAFANTETPVIMRSLSDEDLPSLRGLFFCNALRGVMPVSELTLLSGQVVEFN
- a CDS encoding DpnD/PcfM family protein, translated to MTKTEDLKTYQIEIVETMSSILEVTAEDEQDTLLKAQERYRNEEVVLYPDDFIDTKFNIFDVK
- a CDS encoding DpnI domain-containing protein produces the protein MNLNFNQALAANYRSPSQIIRILSEAWVKDNGYCPNCSTQPLSEFSNNQPVADFYCANCAEQYELKSKKAKLSNIINDGAYATMMQRIKSDDNPSFFFLTYSAQLSVNNFLIIPKHFFKPDMIIKRNPLPATARRAGWVGCNIDLRQVPESGKVFLVKNQQVIPKDNVQQQYQKTLFLREQSQQTRGWTLDVWQCIDKLDSKFTLNQVYSFADELQLKHPENQHIHAKIRQQLQVLRDKGIIEFVARGRYRKLS
- the mltG gene encoding endolytic transglycosylase MltG, with amino-acid sequence MSKPTPDTPSDEPNKKQASDKADAPNEPTDGLDSEPVMADEQAPVATDESEEDKALATDISLISSQSKPRKYKKDNPSFFMQRGYQILLVLGLIAAFLLVMVYQTLFGRIEQPEQKVTIEQGDTYYGLLPQWQQQIPLFSSTVAKIYIKSQVDAPLHAGIYQLPANPTIAEVLHILGQGAKVAMVKVQIIEGRSVNELYQTLRDNPGIKKEVLITDSGDASNASIAQALDLVDILPDSVTSHSDPIVQYNLEGWFAPDTYYYGEGASDKQVLTDLYKRQQQALTDAWENRAPDLPYKTPYEALIMASIIEKETSIPEERPLVSAVFTNRFTKGMRMQTDPTIIYGMGSRYDGNIRRKDIDEKTAYNTYQIDGLPPTPIALPSAASIEATLHPADSDALYFVATGTGGHKFTNNLADHNRAVQEYLKVMREKKAQTPPE